The following proteins are co-located in the Pyrococcus abyssi GE5 genome:
- a CDS encoding type II toxin-antitoxin system VapC family toxin, translating to MPLPPDITFDSVTLLKMHSEKNKRLLEITLAKFTVYLSMLTVQRYLTARAYLKRNVELEFEVLKDIYNIVPVSEEIILRASKIEANLIRKGVFLDLEDIITAVTAIETGSLLITDEPKKYEPIRRFGLDTMPLDKFLREVELMVEKEII from the coding sequence ATGCCCCTCCCTCCAGACATAACGTTTGACAGCGTAACCCTCTTGAAGATGCACAGCGAAAAGAACAAGAGGCTACTCGAGATAACGCTGGCCAAATTCACCGTTTACCTATCAATGCTAACCGTTCAAAGGTACCTAACTGCTAGAGCTTACCTAAAGAGGAACGTAGAGCTTGAATTTGAAGTTCTAAAAGATATCTACAACATAGTGCCGGTCAGCGAGGAGATAATTTTGAGGGCATCGAAGATAGAGGCCAACTTAATTAGAAAGGGAGTTTTCCTCGACTTAGAGGATATCATAACGGCCGTGACTGCAATTGAAACTGGAAGCTTATTAATAACGGACGAACCAAAGAAATACGAGCCAATTAGAAGATTTGGGCTAGATACGATGCCCCTTGATAAATTTCTTAGGGAAGTAGAGCTAATGGTAGAAAAAGAAATCATATAA
- a CDS encoding PIG-L deacetylase family protein produces MFENLESFEEAFKKLLEEVLEFDLNDPFKDVEKVLCIEPHPDDCVIGMGGTIKKLTERGIEVIYACMTDGYMGTLDSSLTGHELATIRRREEEESSKLLGVKKIYWLNYRDTELPYSREVRKDLVRIIRKEKPDGVFLPDPWLPYEAHPDHRNTGFLALDAVAFSPLPNFSNVDVEIGLGPHQVSFIALYYTNKPNYFVDITDVMELKLKAIRTHKSQFPDDVWEVWEPFLRTVALFYGKKAGVKYAEGFRIMPGLFYHITPFADLI; encoded by the coding sequence ATGTTCGAGAACTTGGAAAGCTTCGAGGAAGCGTTTAAGAAGTTGCTTGAGGAAGTCCTTGAGTTTGACCTTAACGATCCCTTCAAGGACGTTGAAAAGGTTCTCTGCATAGAACCACATCCTGATGACTGCGTTATAGGGATGGGGGGAACTATTAAGAAGCTGACGGAAAGGGGAATTGAGGTCATATACGCTTGCATGACTGATGGATATATGGGAACTTTGGATTCTAGCTTAACCGGTCACGAGTTGGCTACAATAAGGAGAAGAGAAGAGGAAGAAAGCTCAAAGCTCCTGGGGGTTAAAAAGATATACTGGTTAAACTATAGGGACACGGAGTTGCCGTATTCAAGGGAAGTCAGAAAAGACCTCGTGAGGATAATAAGAAAGGAAAAACCGGATGGAGTCTTCTTACCCGATCCATGGCTACCTTATGAAGCCCACCCAGATCACAGGAATACAGGTTTCCTAGCTTTGGATGCCGTGGCGTTCTCTCCACTTCCAAACTTCTCAAACGTTGATGTTGAAATAGGCCTTGGGCCTCATCAGGTCTCCTTTATAGCTTTGTACTACACGAACAAGCCCAACTACTTCGTTGACATAACGGATGTCATGGAGTTAAAGCTTAAAGCAATAAGAACTCACAAGAGTCAATTTCCGGACGACGTTTGGGAGGTTTGGGAGCCTTTCCTGAGAACCGTAGCTCTATTTTATGGTAAAAAAGCTGGGGTTAAATACGCTGAAGGGTTCAGGATAATGCCAGGACTGTTTTACCACATAACTCCATTCGCCGACCTTATATGA
- a CDS encoding RNA ligase encodes MVSSVYKEILVKLGLTEDRIETLEMKGGIIEDEFDGIRYVRFKDSAGKLRRGTVVIDEEYVIPGFPHIKRIINLRSGIRRIFKRGEFYVEEKVDGYNVRVVMYKGKMLGITRGGFICPFTTERIPDFVPQEFFKDNPNLILVGEMAGPESPYLVEGPPYVKEDIQFFLFDVQEIKTGRSLPVEERLKIAEEYGINHVEVFGKYTKDDVDELYQLIERLSKEGREGIIMKSPDMKKIVKYVTPYANINDIKIGARVFYELPPGYFTSRISRLAFYLAEKRIKGEEFERVAKELGSALLQPFVESIFDVEQEEDIHELFKVRVKRIETAYKMVTHFEKLGLKIEIVDIEEIKDGWRITFKRLYPDATNEIRELIGGKAFVD; translated from the coding sequence GTGGTTAGTAGCGTTTACAAGGAAATCCTAGTTAAACTTGGACTCACGGAGGATAGGATAGAAACACTGGAAATGAAGGGCGGCATAATCGAGGATGAATTCGATGGAATAAGGTACGTCAGGTTCAAGGATTCCGCTGGAAAACTGAGGAGGGGAACGGTGGTCATAGATGAGGAATACGTAATCCCTGGGTTCCCTCATATAAAGAGAATCATCAACCTGAGGAGCGGAATAAGGAGGATATTCAAGAGAGGAGAATTCTACGTAGAGGAGAAGGTCGATGGCTATAACGTAAGGGTGGTCATGTACAAGGGAAAGATGCTCGGGATAACGAGGGGGGGATTCATATGCCCCTTTACAACCGAACGAATACCCGACTTTGTTCCCCAGGAATTCTTCAAGGACAACCCAAACTTAATCCTGGTCGGTGAAATGGCTGGACCTGAGAGCCCTTATCTAGTGGAGGGCCCGCCTTACGTTAAAGAGGATATCCAGTTCTTCCTCTTCGACGTTCAGGAAATTAAAACAGGAAGGAGCCTCCCAGTTGAAGAGAGGTTAAAGATAGCTGAGGAGTACGGAATAAACCACGTCGAAGTGTTCGGCAAGTACACTAAGGATGATGTGGACGAGCTATACCAGTTAATAGAGAGGTTGAGTAAGGAAGGAAGAGAAGGAATAATAATGAAAAGCCCAGACATGAAGAAAATTGTGAAGTACGTGACTCCTTATGCTAACATAAACGACATAAAGATTGGGGCAAGGGTGTTCTATGAGTTGCCTCCTGGGTACTTCACGAGCCGAATATCTAGACTAGCCTTCTACCTGGCCGAAAAGAGAATTAAAGGGGAGGAATTCGAGAGAGTTGCAAAGGAACTAGGGAGTGCATTGCTACAACCCTTCGTGGAGAGTATCTTCGATGTCGAGCAGGAAGAGGACATTCACGAGCTCTTCAAGGTTAGGGTGAAGAGGATAGAGACTGCTTATAAGATGGTCACCCACTTCGAGAAGCTCGGCCTTAAGATCGAGATAGTTGACATCGAGGAAATTAAGGACGGATGGAGGATAACATTCAAGAGACTCTATCCAGATGCCACGAATGAAATTAGGGAGTTGATTGGGGGTAAGGCCTTCGTGGATTGA
- a CDS encoding glycerate kinase type-2 family protein produces the protein MEDIALRLVKAAIRAADPYKAVINSVRVEGNKLLVKDKEFEIKGKVYVLAFGKAACDMARAIEEILDVEDGVAVTKYGYGKELKKIRVIEAGHPIPDENSIRGAIEGLKLLEKVKEEDIVFVLISGGGSALFELPEDGISLEDLKLTNELLLKSGAKIHEINTVRKHISKVKGGKLAKKIKGTGIVLIISDVVGDNLEAIASGPTVKDPTTFQDAKRILELYGIWDRVPESVRSHIEKGIRGEAEETLKEELPNIHNFLIASNSISCQAVVEEATKLGFKAYVMTTTLEGEAKDAGLFIGSIVQEIAKTGNPFEPPVVLVFGGETTVTIEGEGGKGGPNQELALSATRKIKGLNAILVAFDTDGTDGPTDAAGGIVDGETYEKLRRKGIDIEKVLKEHNSYEALKKVGSLLFTGPTGTNVNSMIIAIITSKQGRT, from the coding sequence ATGGAGGACATAGCTTTAAGACTCGTCAAGGCAGCAATAAGGGCTGCAGATCCATACAAAGCAGTGATTAATTCTGTTAGGGTTGAAGGAAATAAATTACTAGTTAAAGATAAAGAATTTGAGATAAAAGGAAAGGTTTACGTCCTGGCCTTTGGAAAGGCCGCCTGCGACATGGCGAGGGCAATAGAGGAAATTCTAGATGTTGAAGATGGCGTAGCGGTAACTAAGTATGGTTATGGAAAAGAATTAAAAAAGATAAGGGTGATAGAGGCAGGTCACCCGATTCCAGACGAAAACTCAATAAGGGGAGCAATTGAAGGCCTTAAATTGCTGGAGAAAGTTAAGGAAGAGGATATAGTCTTCGTGCTAATCTCTGGCGGGGGTTCAGCACTTTTTGAGCTTCCCGAAGATGGTATCTCCCTAGAAGACCTCAAGCTGACGAACGAGTTGCTTCTCAAGAGCGGAGCCAAGATACATGAGATAAATACGGTGAGAAAGCACATATCAAAAGTCAAGGGTGGGAAATTAGCGAAGAAGATTAAGGGGACTGGAATAGTTCTTATAATCTCAGATGTAGTTGGGGATAACTTAGAGGCAATAGCCTCAGGCCCAACCGTGAAGGACCCAACGACATTCCAAGATGCCAAGAGGATTTTAGAGTTATACGGAATCTGGGATAGAGTTCCTGAAAGCGTTAGGTCTCACATAGAGAAAGGAATAAGGGGCGAAGCCGAAGAAACCTTAAAGGAGGAACTCCCAAACATTCATAACTTCTTGATAGCCAGCAACTCGATCTCCTGCCAAGCTGTCGTGGAAGAGGCAACTAAACTTGGATTTAAGGCTTACGTTATGACGACAACCCTTGAGGGCGAAGCTAAGGACGCTGGACTATTCATAGGTTCCATAGTCCAGGAGATAGCCAAAACTGGCAATCCCTTTGAGCCACCAGTGGTTCTAGTGTTTGGAGGGGAGACAACTGTAACCATAGAGGGAGAGGGAGGCAAAGGAGGGCCCAACCAAGAGTTAGCCTTAAGTGCAACTAGGAAGATAAAGGGATTAAACGCAATTCTAGTTGCATTCGACACCGACGGGACGGATGGCCCAACGGATGCGGCCGGTGGAATAGTCGATGGAGAAACGTACGAGAAGCTTAGAAGAAAGGGAATTGACATTGAGAAGGTTTTAAAAGAGCATAACTCTTACGAGGCCTTAAAGAAGGTTGGAAGCCTTCTCTTTACCGGACCAACGGGAACCAACGTCAACTCGATGATTATAGCTATAATCACATCGAAACAAGGCCGTACTTGA
- a CDS encoding CheF family chemotaxis protein, which produces MPIYEARVKVGISSSWVTSKVSWRDALAQLESDRIVVKYLRMGEVTGEDSFPFSALTDIGIRIPDELKLNPEKDHFGLKFYVPGRGELLVIFTIEENLLIYDEKKFAEFVHKVFEVLINGKTVMLQLARIVGGAINMESKWEEGWLRVIKVKSARTQRTERSVVVITQDKRPVSIFSDLEDIEIEEVEMNGKKVRAWKIRHFHINQSVTSYLYIPDKKVQLFVLRYLLKYTPSAMEFIIKIADDFPTLKSEFQELMEKELKELESLDEMEKQILVALYSGINPLELHQFLGITEKEIEEIYDRMIDKGLLKIVMIRKIVDLTNEGRKIVNKLLKYGLVSM; this is translated from the coding sequence ATGCCAATATACGAGGCTAGGGTTAAGGTAGGCATATCTTCGTCCTGGGTTACGTCTAAGGTTAGTTGGAGGGATGCGTTGGCTCAATTAGAGAGCGATAGGATAGTTGTTAAGTACTTGAGGATGGGTGAGGTTACAGGTGAGGATAGCTTTCCGTTTTCGGCTCTAACCGATATTGGGATTAGAATCCCAGATGAGCTAAAATTAAATCCCGAAAAAGATCACTTTGGACTTAAGTTCTACGTTCCTGGGAGAGGCGAGCTCTTAGTTATATTTACTATCGAGGAGAACCTGTTAATATACGATGAGAAGAAGTTCGCCGAATTCGTTCACAAGGTGTTTGAGGTTTTAATAAATGGCAAAACGGTCATGCTTCAATTGGCGAGGATCGTTGGTGGCGCGATAAATATGGAGTCTAAGTGGGAGGAAGGTTGGCTCAGGGTTATTAAGGTTAAATCGGCGAGAACTCAAAGAACTGAGAGAAGTGTTGTAGTGATAACCCAAGATAAGAGGCCCGTGTCAATATTCTCAGACCTTGAGGACATAGAAATTGAGGAAGTTGAAATGAACGGAAAGAAGGTTAGGGCTTGGAAGATAAGGCACTTCCATATAAACCAGAGCGTAACCTCCTATCTATACATTCCGGACAAGAAGGTTCAGTTGTTTGTGCTCAGATACCTACTCAAGTACACGCCCTCGGCAATGGAGTTCATTATAAAGATAGCAGATGACTTTCCAACGCTAAAGTCCGAGTTCCAGGAGTTGATGGAGAAGGAGCTCAAGGAGCTTGAGTCCCTAGATGAGATGGAGAAGCAGATACTAGTTGCCCTCTACTCTGGAATTAATCCCCTAGAGTTGCATCAGTTCCTGGGGATAACTGAGAAGGAGATAGAAGAGATATACGACAGGATGATAGACAAGGGGCTCCTTAAGATAGTTATGATAAGGAAGATAGTTGATTTAACAAATGAGGGAAGAAAAATAGTGAACAAGTTGCTCAAGTACGGCCTTGTTTCGATGTGA